The Solanum pennellii chromosome 7, SPENNV200 DNA segment TGCTTATAAGTTTTATAACGAAATGCATAGTTATTTGGCTTCAGCTGGAGTGGATGGATTGAAGGTGGATGTGCAGTGTATACTGGAGACTTTAGGGGGTGGTTTAGGGGGTCGGGTTGAGCTCACTAAACAGTATCATCAAGCTCTTGATGCTTCTGTTGCTCGGAATTTTCCTGATAATGGTTGCATTGCTTGCATGAGCCACAATACTGATGCACTTTACTGGTATGTGCACTTTCTATTTTGGTTaaatattttccattttttatgaTGAACATCAAGTCTTTATAACTGAAATTTAGTTTCAAGTGATTCATTTGATGTCAGCATGATCTATATTTCTCATGTTGTCCACTAATATTTTGGTCAGTTTCTtgaaatttgagattttgaaaagtgaaggcaTGTTATAATATGTAAAGATCTGATTTTTAGGACTGGTGGTGTTTTGGTTATTTTTCATTAAGAAtagaatatttctttagtccccTACAAAGTTAATTGTATTACCATCTAAGTGGTCCTTATTTGGTAAAAGTTCTTATCTTTTCTTTGGTTACTAGCATACAAAGTAGTTTAATGTATAAACATATAGTATTATCTTCATGTTGCTTCTGGCTGATCTGATGAGCCAAATGACAAAACACTTTAGATGGCATGGTTTTATCCAAAAAGTTGCTGGAATgcttataaaaatagttttttggCAAGTTGATGTAGTGGTGGCCAAGATATTTTTCTGTATTGATAATTTCAATAACAGATATGGCCCATCTGTGTCTTTTTAGTTTCTCAGTCTCAATCTTTTTAGCCTTTTGAACTTTATACAGCATTTAGTATGTAACTGCTGTAAAGATTTGATAAATTGTTTTATGTTGTGTTTTGATCATTACAATGGAACAGTTCAAAGCAGACGGCAGTTGTGAGAGCATCAGATGACTTCTATCCAAGAGATCCAGCTTCACACACCATTCACATTGCTTGTGTGGCATACAACAGTGTGTTCCTTGGAGAAATTATGCTGCCTGATTGGGACATGTTCCACTCCCTTCATCCAGCAGCTGAGTATCATGGCTCAGCGAGGGCGTTGAGTGGTGGACCTGTCTATGTTAGGTAATAAATTTATGTCCAATGAATATTTGTATGGATCCTTGTTTTGTAACAACAGTAGTATGTGATGATTTGTGTCGAGTTACTAATTTTTTTGCTCTGTTCTAAATGACAGTGATGCACCTGGCAAGCACAACTTTGATGTTCTGAGGAAGCTTGTTCTTCCCGATGGTTCAATTCTTCGTGCTCGTTTGCCTGGTCGACCTACAAAGGACTCCCTTTTCACTGATCCTTCTCGTGATGGTGTTAGGTACGTGATCCATTTTCACCATTAATGCTATTTGTTGAATGTGCAGCTTGGGTGGTCGTTAGTTGAAATTTTTGAGCTAGAAGGTTAGTTTGTTTAGAATGGGAAATAAGGATAAAGAAGTGACTTATAATGTTTGTCACCAAAAGAATGTGCATGATATTCCTctatttccttctttttttttaaaaaaaaaaatatggttaAGCTGTGGCTGATAATGGAAAGTGAACTGTTTTGTTAGTATGATTGCAAATAGTGAGGGTTGTGTCTAACGAACATAATGACGTTTTCAGCCTTTTGAAGATATGGAGCATGAACAAATACACTGGTGTTCTTGGAATATACAACTGCCAAGGTGCTGCATGGAGCACGGTTGAGAGGAAGACCACATTCCACAAAACCAGCTCAGAGGCGATAACAGGCTATATCAGGGGCCGTGATGTCCATTTCATATCTGAAGCTGCCTTGGACCCCAACTGGAGTGGAGACACAGTTCTTTACTCTCATGGAAGTGCTGAGCTTGTTGTTCTCCCGTATAATGCAGCAATGCCTGTTTCTTTTAAGATCCTTGAGCACGAGACATACACTGTCACGCCTATTAAGGTCTTGGCTCCTGGCTTCAGCTTTGCACCTTTGGGGCTTATTGATATGTACAATGCTGGTGGGGCAATTGAAGGACTAAAATACGAGGTGAAGGCAGGCGCAGAATTGTCTGAACTGGAGGCTGGATATCAAGGTGAAGGAAATCTTGTGGCTGAAGATAAAATTGAGAACTTGAGCACAGAAGCAGTTGCAGTAGTGTCGATGGAAGTAAGGGGATGTGGCCGATTTGGTGTTTACTCATCTGTCAAGCCGAGGAAGTGCAGTGTGGGTGgagatatggttgattttgccTATAACTCAGAATCTGGTTTGTTAACTTTGAATCTTGATGCTATGCCTCCAGCAGATCAGAAAGTGCACATCATTGAAGTTGAAGTATAGATATTAGAAGGGAAGACATTATTTGACTTAGATTATTAAGAAGGGTATTTTTTGGGGACTCAAAAGGTGGGATTGAGACTTAGATTTATGGTATAACTTCTCCGATCCTGCTAACACGAGATGCTTTGTGCCTTACTAGATTATGATCCATAGTATGTGTCCCCACTTATTTGTATCACCATTGAATAGTTAAGCTCCATTTGCTTTTCATGGAAGGAAGGTATGGTAGAAGTTGATGATCTAAGAGAAGGAATTTAATGTGGAATATGGTTATCCTTCAATAATGTGATTATGATTGTGTTTGACAATATTTTCATTCTCTTGTTATGTTTGGGCCAACTTGTGCAAACATTGATTGTAGTAATCATCTTTCCACTTATTTCCTATTTTAGACACTTCTTAGATTACCTTATAAAATACTAACAAATGAATCTCTATGAGAAATCATTCATTGGtaacaaaaactaaaacatcTTACATGTTGAATCAAACTGTAGGTCATCAAAGTGGAGTTCGATATCCTTGTTGTATCAAAACTGAAGCGTTGTATACATAACGCTACCTAAACTCCACTGGTGAGATCACACTCTATATGTTGTTGGATAAAAAACTGAACTAGTGAAGGGAAATTTGGAGAAATAAAAAGAGCAATTTTTTTATCTGTCTAAGTCCCATTTCTAGAGAATGTACATTGTAAGAAGACTGTATTCTTTCATTCACCCAAAAAGCACTTACAATCATACTTGTGATTTACAGCTAGATCTTCCAAGACTTTCCCATTTTTACAACTACAAAATTGTTTAGCTGCAAAAGAAGCCATTTCCCTTTTGCAAAAACTCATTGGTGTCAATTGAGAGGTCTGTGGACTTTTGTTGGAGCTTTTGGTCTACCCTTCTTTCAGTTTAATAATTCCACTGATGGTCTTCTGGCCTAAAAAGGACTCCCTATTCTTCGAAGTCAGAGTCGTACTGGGCAGACAATAACACTTCTTCAAGTTCCTTACTGAAGTCTTCATTGTCATCCTGCTCTTCAGCTACTTCTTGTTGGGACTTATCCTGCTCTTCAGCCACTTCTTGTTGGGACTTATCATGCTCTTCAGCCACTTTTTGTTGGGACTTATCATGCTCTCCTCCAACAACGTCAACTGAGTCTTTTTTCACAGGCTGATGAAGAATGCCtgttttttgataaaatagttcCTTCTGAACTTTCCAGTCATCAGCAGTCTTCCCGACTACGTCTCCTATCAATGTCTGGTTTTCTGCTATGTGCTTTATACTTTCTACATCCACAATGCCACTAGCCTCTTTAacaaaaaacaagaaaacaagTGAAAAGATGTCCTCTTCGACTTTAGTAAAGGGGGAGCCGAAACCTAGGATGCAAAAGAAACTTGTGGAATTTATGCATGCCCAATCCCCTGAATCTTGAAACTAAGCTCAAACTTGGGAGGAAAGTTTTAGACTGCCTATACACTATCTGAACAATACTTCGCTGAACGAATTCAGGTAGCTTCACCGCATAAACGTATTCACAGCTACTTCAGTATGTACACAATGCATAATTTTCACTGTTATTGAATACTAAATATCCTTACTTAGCACATCAGTAGTGCTGACCACAAATACAAAATGATCAACTGACCAAGATATATTTCCGTGAAAAACTTAAGAAGCTACCTTTAATACTAACTATGCCTTGACACAAAATAGTGCAGACCACATAGAAAATGGCCAAAATATATATCCGATAAAAGCTTAAGAAGCTCATTGAGTTACCTTCAATACTAAATATGCCGTACTCGCACATCATAGTGCTGACAATACATAGAAAATCACCAAAATATATGTTCCTTTAAAAGCTTTAAGCTCAAAGAAATACCTTTAATAGCTAGATCTTTCGCCCTTGCATAATCTGCTGACTTTTGCTTGAGCGTATCCACCTCAAGCTCCAATCCCTAGGAAATATGGGAATATGAATTTAGCATTCTTAAGTCAAAGATGGAGACATGCAATAGCAGGTTAAGTCACAAGAGACCTGATAAAAGGATTAGCACAACTAGTGCAGCCTCCCACCTAGCTAACTTGCTACACTGATCAACTCAACATTCAAATAATCCAATTAACGGAAAGAATGCCCACATGTCCAAATAATCCTCTACCAATATATTTGATTTCGCGTCATTTAAAGCTTAAAACCCTCCATTTGAGTTTATCTCATAAACAGGAAACTAGTAAAGGGAGGAAACATAAATAACACTTGCATGTGATTCTGAAGATACTTGCAAAATTATATCTACAAAAAAACACAGAAACACCGTCACAACAGCAGAAACAATATCCTATTCCAGCAAACACAACTGGTTCACATTTTGGAAGGGAGCAATTCCAACCAAATTAAAGTCACAAGTTTTAAAAAGTCGATTGctctaaaataactaaatattacttgtattttttattttgacgAAGTTGTCACCTGATTATATTCTTGCAATCAATAGAAGTACGGGTCTACTAAATATTTCCATCAAAATGGTGCTTGAGTTCAATGAATCCTTGTAACTAGCCACATCAATCCATATGAACACTGTATGCAAAAGTACAGAGCTGGAAGTATATTCTAGAAATCGAACATACCATATCCATGTGGGTGAAATGCTCGATCCGGCTATTTGCAAATAACCTACATCATCAAAGGAAACAAGATGAGGGAAGGTTTAGAGTAGATTGTGAAATAACAAGCTGTAGCAGGAAAAGTATCAGTAACATACTTTTTGCATGCTATTTGGATACTTGCATTTTGTACTTCTGACAGTTCATCTAGTCTCTCCGCTGCAGAGCTTTCATTCACATCCACAAACCCAAAAAGAAACATGTTCCTATCAAACATACGCTTGACTACAGCAGGGACTACCTTAACATCTTTGGCCTTTGCCTCAGCGACAACGTTCCTAAGATTCTTTAACTCTCCTGTCAAATGGAATTGATGAAATATCGTCAAATCACAGCAAGATAAGTGCATCAAAAGCACGTGAGAGTTGCACAAAGAACTAAATTGGTAACCTAACACTAGAAAATTGGTAAACAACAAATACTAGACGAAGTACCAGATCCAAATCTCCACGTACCAATATAAAAGGAATCCACAGACATTGATCAGATGGTATACATCCTAAGTGGAACTAAGCCAGAAGGAACAAGAAATTTCAGACTAATATAGCACTATGGTCCAATGGTTTGCTGGAGCACTGTTGATCAGCTGTTTAGAATGTCTCCCAGACAGAAATTTCTCTCTCTGATTTGGCACTCCAAGATAAGAAGTTGATGGAGTATGCACCCAaagaaacacaattttttttttatcctcACAGATCTCGAACTGAAAGAATATGAATAGAATGTGGCAATTCATTTATACACGGGTGTGGCTACATATCAAGAACACTGAATCATGGTGAACCAGTCTAGAAGTGCGAACTATAATGCATATTGAATCTGCAGATAATAGTTCAAAACTTATAATGTTCATTGGGGTATTTATGATGCTGAAGATGCAACGACTTCTCATGAATATAGAACTACCATAAGGCAATTTGAGAAAtgagagaaaaagagaggaggAGATCATTTGGCATCCAAGGATTTTTTTGTAAGAAGTCCTACTGATTATTGTTCTTTAAATAAAACACAACATGTCCTTCAAATGAAATTGAAACTTACACCTAAGAACTTTTTCGCAAAACTATAGTATAAGCTAATATTGTGATTGGTGGTCTCAGTAACACCAACTTATTCATCatctatattttcatttttcataaattatccAAGAATTCCTTGAATTTGGGTTTTAACTATTACTATGAATCACTGAGAAAACTGAATACAGTATTGACCCACCTGTGGTTACAGGTTAATGTCCCAAACCTAAGCCAAGAAAAGTTTTAACATCAGTCGAAGCAACAATTACGGACACCTATTAGTGGTCAAAATCCATTTCACATAGCCTGCAAAATATAGAAACTTGATAGTCCAGTTACATGTTTGGAGAATTCTCCTAAAGCAACCTACGTATAGTATGAGTAATAAAACTATGAATCAACATCCTCACTAGAACAATTTACTATGCCAATGATCTAGAAGATCTACGGAAAATAAATGTACATTATACTTCCTAATTGATCTGATCTAAAGCATAAATTGTGTTAAATCAGTTTCCATGTTCCATGACACATTTTAAAACAGAAATCTAGGAAGTATCCATGATGACATATGCTCTAGACAATGCCATAAAAAAAAACAGGAGATTTGCATCTGCATTTCAAGTCTGAAAGCATGTAGTTAAAACATATTGGATTCGGAAATTTGGCCAAAGAATGGTGGAATTCTTTCAACATTATTGGCAGGCTAGATTTCATCTTTTGCAAAGAAACTCTAATTATTGAAAGTTAAGCTCAAGGAATGGAACATGACTTCTTTTGCACAATTGGAAAATAGAAAATTCTTCATCCTTAACAGGATTATAAAATCGAACCAGAATCCGACAATTCTCCCCCTTTGGATGAGCATCAAATGTCAAAGGTGCACCATCAGATTGAGCTGGAGAAGATTTTCAGATTGGAAGTGATCTCAAGACGACCAAATCGAGGTGTTTATGGTTGAACAAGGGGATCATAACACTAGCATCTTTCATAACATGGCAAATACTTGTAGGAGATTTAGCCATATTGACAAGCTAGATATGAATGGGACTATTACAGAAGACAGGGATGTGATTGCTCATCAGATTCTTTCTTTATATTAGGCACAAAGGATGAAGTTTCTTATATTTCCAGTAATTAAGCTGACTAACAGCTGCAAAAACATTCTCTTGAAGAGAAGATTCTTGGTGTTATTAAGAGCCAGATGGTTTCTCCATGGGTTGCTACAAATACTGTTGGTATACAGTTAAAGAAGACTTGATGTGGGCTATAATTTCCACGATCTGGAACATTTCCATGATCTGGAACATTTTGAGAAAAGCTTAAATTCGTCTTTTATTGCTCTCATCCCAAAGAAGTGCTATAAAAAGCCTTAAGGGATTTTAGACCTAGCAGTTCGATAGATAGTATTTATAAGATTATATCTAATGCTCTTATGAACATATTAAAAGTTGTACTTCCTAAGTTGATCAATAGTTCTCAGGTGGGTTTCTTAAGTGACAGAAATATCACTGATGCAGCCTTGATAGCTAACAAATATTTGGACTCAAGGACGAAAATTGGAAAACTTGGAATTCTTGCAAATTGGATACCAAGAAAGCACTTGGATCATGTTAATCGGAAGTTCAAGCTGGATTTATTGAGATAAATGGGTGTCAGTATCAAATGGATCATTAGATTAGTTTATATTTCATCAGTGAAGTTCTGCATTCTCATAAATGGTGCAGGACATGGTTTTTACTCTAGTCAAAGAGGTTTGAGACAACAAGACCCTTTATCTCCTTTCCTCTTTGTTTTGGTGATGGGGAATGATGGAGGGACTCAGTAAGATGACTCACAATATGGCTCAAGCAAATTGAATTTCTAGTTTCTCTTGGGGGTCCTGAAGCTTTGAAAACCTCTCATATTCTTTATGCAGACGACAGAAATCTTCTATGAAGCCCAAGGAACAGCAACTTATGTTCTTGAGGATGTTTCTAACAATTTTTAGGCTGTTTCAGGCCTTGGTATTGATTTTGCCAGAAACTCCATATTCCCGGTCAGCAATGTTTCTGATATTGACAGTTTGGTGTATCTTACGATGCAACATTAGATCTATCCCTACAAAGTATTTGGCCCTTCCTTTGGGAAAAAATACAATTCAGCGGCCATTTGGAATGAGGCTCTCggaaagatgaagaaaaattatccaactgGAAACGACAATAATTTTCAATGGGTGGAAGTGTCACTCTAATCTACAGAGTTCCGAATGCTCTTCCCACTTGAACAATATCGCTATTTCCTGCTCCTACTTCAGTCTTAAAGCGCATGGACAAAATTACAAGGGATTTTCTGTGGAAATGAAATAAACAGTCCAAGTCTTTTCCCAAATAAAATGGAACTGTGTCACCAGATAAGAACAATGGCAGTTTTAGCATTAAGAACCTAAAACTTCATAATGTTAGTCTCTTGACCAAATAGCACTGGGACACTTTTGTAGAGGATTCTAGTTGATAAGTTCTCACTAGATGGTTTTGGCATACCAAAGTTTCAAATGTCCCTCATGGAGTCCGGAAGCATATTCAAACACACAAGAGTCTCTTTGAAACAAATGAAGCTTTCTGGTAGGTTGTAGCAGAAGCTTTAGATTTGGGGAAAATGctgatttttttatgaacatAGTTAGAATCTTTTTTCTCAACAAAGTTTAAATGATCAGGAAATATAAAGTGCATGCTCTCTTTTGAATCTACTTGGCACCATAACAAAAGGATGATACTTTCAAATGGAAACTTTTCAGTGAAGTCATGCTACAAATTGTGAAAAAATGGTCATACCACTTCTTGGGGCTGGAGGAAATTTGGCACAAAGAAGCAAGTAAGCAACCTTCGAAGGTATCTTGCTTCTCTTGGTTGGTGGTTGTAGAAGCATGTCTCACTCAATCAAATCTTGAGAGGAATACAACTATGTAGCAGATGTCCCCTTTGCAAAGAGAATCCTGAAGTGGCATGCCACTAATTTTTTCACCACAAGATCACTCACCAGATTCAAAGATGTTCTTTGCAATTTTTAACATGAAACGCACAGTGCCCCACTCTATTCTAGAATTTCTGCATAGCTGGAAGAGAGTTGGGCTCAACAAGAAGGCACACAATTTGGAACACATAGACCTTAGGTCATTTGGTGGACAATTTGGATAGAATGAAACAACAGAATTTTTGAAGGCAAAAGGAGGAATATATGTAGGCTTAAACTTAAAGACATTTTCTTGTTAGCTTTCTGGTGCAACTTGGCTATGTAAATGATGTTGATTCCTTGTTAGGTATATCGGGGAGCTGCACAACATGTAAACCTTGATGCACTTTCTTAGTCCCATCCTTTCCATTTATAAAATTCACCATTACTTATCAAATGAAAGAGATTAGCAATTAATGAAACAACTGAATAAGAATTGGATCTAATGTTTTTTAATTAAGATTTTCATGTGATATTAActtttctcatctcattagaCCAATCTTGCACCACAAAGAGAGAATCATCATATATGCAGAACAATTTCATGTCATATCATGTTAAGAAGATATTATTTATACCCATAGATAAATAAATCTTGAAAGGAGGCTTGAATGGCTGTGTCTCATAGAGGCAATATAGGCAATATAGTCCACCCAGTCTACTCAAAAGAGAATTAGTAGACACCATATAACCTGCAATACATTACATTTGGTTAATCTGCTGAAAGAAAATGTCAGTCAAGATGAAAATCCTATTGTATGATGACTGCTCCTTCCGCCAAAATTTTAAGAGAAAAACAAAGGCTTTTCTTAGAAGTGTAATGACTTGAcactccctttttttttaagagGGAATGAATGTCAGCATAAATTGAAAATGATTTGGATTTTAAGGTTTCTCTATGTTTCTGTATGTTTTGTGATATGGCTCTTAGTTCGTGTTCTCCACATTCTTACTCATTGACTGATAGACCAAGTGGAATTTGGTTAAAATAGCACATGAAATGTTCCATAGTAGCAATCAAATAAATCTACGACCATTTGTATTTGTAATACGAAACcacatatatcaaataaataaataaaacggTGTTCCCTTCATGAAATTGATTTGAGTTCTACTTGAGATAAAAAGGCATAGTCATCGCAAATCGATTGGTACTTCAATgctatataaaattttaacagTCCTCTAGTGTGCACCTCATGATGGTCGTATTTCACATTAAAGGAAGAGTAGATTACATATCCGGTTGGTCatactttctctttcttttgtttggtGTGCAGTAGATGCTAATACGTCATACATTTTAGTATGCCATAGTAATCAGAATCATTCTCTCCGGAAGCAACTAAAAATATGTTACATTAGGCAAACCAACAGAGTCTAGAatggaaaaaaattaacataccAATGCAGTAGGCATAGAGTGATTGTATAAAGCATGCCTGATCTTTAGGGGGACTAGCCTCGAAAATATAGGAGAACTTTTTAGAAACCCACACTCTCTTCATTTCTGCAAAAGTAGGAGATCCACCCTACAAAATAACCATATTATCAGTATGAACAATCATGAGAAGTGCAGGATAAACAAATAGAGATTGATATCTACTGTATACTTAAACTAAAGACAACACGCATAAACTAGTTAGTAGTACCTTGGCAAACTCATTTATAAGCTCGTCAATGTCTAATTTGAATGGTTTAAGGTCCATATTGCTAACCTTGACTTCTCTTTATGGCCTACAAGAAGAAAACTTCTTGATTAGATTGCTTCAAAGAACATAGGAACTATAAATGCAATATCATTACAGCTAGAAAATATGATGATTAAAAACATACAATAAAACGCATAACAGACCTCTGTGCGGTAAGATTGTCTGGTTCATTGGTAAAGAAAATCAACATATTTGCAGGTTCATGGAGCAATAACTTAACAATTTAAACATATCTGTGGGTAATTACTTGTTAAATATGATGGTTGGTTCATTCAAGAAATAGTTTGCGTGAATCATACTTTTCAAGTAACAACAAATTATTCCAGTAACGCTAAGCATATAAAGTAATTGTAAGGGCAGCTCAAAAATGGTAAGAATATTTGAAGTACAGGTTTGATGCAGATCATCAATATAGTTAAAATTGTTCCAATAAGATGCAAATTCTCACATGCAATATTCAAAATATTCGGCAACACAATTCATTTTCAATTCGCTTCCATGTAAATTATGTATAAATCATGCAATTTGTGAAAAAACAAGTTGTGGAAAATTCACTACTCAGCACTCACAACACTCGTGCCGAGACACCCGTCACAGCGAGCAATTCATTTGACTTCTTCAACTACCTAATATCACTAAAAGACTCTATGCGTTAGCTTTATGAACTTCTATCATGATAAATTCACTGCAACTGGCCCTCAATTTTACCAATCGTGTTTTCCATCTATGAGTAGCTCAAACCAATCAATAAGCTACCAATTACAACCTATTTGTAAATTCATTCGGTTCATCAAAAGTTCCACGGATTCTCTTGATTTTCTTAACCCTAGTATTTTAACTATTAATCTCATCCCAACTCTTCaaaacaattcataatttagTTTATCCATATCATATAAAACtcaaatcaaatctataaatttTCGATcagaaaaataagtaaaagattaCCTTGAGATCAATTTTTCAAAGGCCTTTGACAGCTTGTTGAAGTAGGGAGAAAAACGATTGATCTCAGTGAGTATGAATAATGAGCTTCATGGATCCCAAAAATGAGATTTGGGTTTAGGAACGACGGAAGGGATCAACAGAGGTTTTTTTGCCTCTGTGTGGTTTTTGCGATTCTCTTTGTGAGAGAAAGAAATTATGAGGTATAAGGTATAAGACTTTGGGGATTAGCCTCCTTTTTATACTGTACAGTCCAGCCGTGGTgcgtccccccccccccccaaaNNNNNNNNNNNNNNNNNNNNNNNNNNNNNNNNNNNNNNNNNNNNNNNNNNNNNNNNNNNNNNNNNNNNNNNNNNNNNNNNNNNNNNNNNNNNNNNNNNNNNNNNNNNNNNNNNNNNNNNNNNNNNN contains these protein-coding regions:
- the LOC107025889 gene encoding probable galactinol--sucrose galactosyltransferase 6 isoform X2, whose product is MTITPAIRISDRKLMVKDRTILTNVPDNILTTPGAASGPLEGVFLGAEFDQDNNRHVVPLGKLQDVRFLSCFRFKLWWMAQKMGDKGSEIPMETQFLLVETKDGSHLGSNDDKNDDNIVYAVFLPLIEGSFRAVLQGNAEDELELCLESGDKDTVGSAFNQAVYIHAGSDPFIVITEAIRAVKLHLKTFRQRHEKKLPKIVDYFGWCTWDAFYQEVTQEGVEAGLESLTAGGIPPKFIIIDDGWQSVGGDPEVDKPLMRLTGLKENEKFQKNEDPTVGIKNIVNIAKEKYGLNYVYVWHAITGYWGGVRPGVKGMEEYGSVVKYPDITKGVMENEPGWKTDAIAVQGLGLVNPKSAYKFYNEMHSYLASAGVDGLKVDVQCILETLGGGLGGRVELTKQYHQALDASVARNFPDNGCIACMSHNTDALYCSKQTAVVRASDDFYPRDPASHTIHIACVAYNSVFLGEIMLPDWDMFHSLHPAAEYHGSARALSGGPVYVSDAPGKHNFDVLRKLVLPDGSILRARLPGRPTKDSLFTDPSRDGVSLLKIWSMNKYTGVLGIYNCQGAAWSTVERKTTFHKTSSEAITGYIRGRDVHFISEAALDPNWSGDTVLYSHGSAELVVLPYNAAMPVSFKILEHETYTVTPIKVLAPGFSFAPLGLIDMYNAGGAIEGLKYEVKAGAELSELEAGYQGEGNLVAEDKIENLSTEAVAVVSMEVRGCGRFGVYSSVKPRKCSVGGDMVDFAYNSESGLLTLNLDAMPPADQKVHIIEVEV
- the LOC107025890 gene encoding uncharacterized protein LOC107025890 — its product is MDLKPFKLDIDELINEFAKGGSPTFAEMKRVWVSKKFSYIFEASPPKDQACFIQSLYAYCIGYMVSTNSLLSRLGGLYCLYCLYETQPFKPPFKIYLSMGELKNLRNVVAEAKAKDVKVVPAVVKRMFDRNMFLFGFVDVNESSAAERLDELSEVQNASIQIACKKLFANSRIEHFTHMDMGLELEVDTLKQKSADYARAKDLAIKEASGIVDVESIKHIAENQTLIGDVVGKTADDWKVQKELFYQKTGILHQPVKKDSVDVVGGEHDKSQQKVAEEHDKSQQEVAEEQDKSQQEVAEEQDDNEDFSKELEEVLLSAQYDSDFEE